Part of the Triticum urartu cultivar G1812 chromosome 2, Tu2.1, whole genome shotgun sequence genome, ATTCAGAAACAAGACGCAGTTTTCAGTGTATGCTAGAAGTGGTTGAGTTGATCAAAATTCTTCCTGCTTTAATAAACTGTGACAAGGATAATAGTGATATATGGTCTGATGAACTTCTTGAGAGAAAGATACAAGATGGTGGTGACCCTACTTTGTGGCGTGAGGAGCTCACCTGTGTGCAGACTAACACATGCAATAAATCTAAGTTCAGGTTGGCCAGATCCCTGTGTGTGCAAGAACTAAGATATCTTGTTGATAACCTGGACCTTCCAAATTGTTACAGCATAAAAGAAATTCAATTCTACCTGTTGCAAAGAGTGAAATGCATTCTCTGTACAGTTTCCAGCTCATTCAGGTTGTACAATGTGCCCATGGACAATTCTCCTTCAGATATATGCTGGTTGGTCAAGAAGTCTGAAAAGTTGACTCTTGACTTGCTGATTGTCGATGAGGCTGCACAGCTTAAAGAGTGTGAAACCTTAATTCCTTTGCAGCTGCCAGGCATAAGGCAGGCTGTTTTTATCGGAGACGAATATCAGTTACCTGCTCTGGTGAAAAGCAAAGTAAGCTATATATGTTGACTATTCTCTGCTTTCATTTATTTATTTCTTTTGAAAGTGATGTATTTTGACATGTAATGTGATTATGTAGATATCTGACAATGCTAAATTTGGGCGAAGTGTTTTTGAGAGGTTAAGTATGCTGGGTTATTGTAAGCACCTTCTCAATGTGCAATACAGGATGCATCCAAAAATAAGCAAGTTTCCAGTTGTTACATTTTATGATGGCAAGATATCTGATGGTCCCAATGTCACTACTAAGAGCTATGAGAAGAGGTTTTTAGCAAGCAAAATCTTTGGGTCATACTCATTCATAAATGTAGATGGAGGACATGAAACAACTGAGAAGCACGGGCATGGCTGGAAAAACACAATTGAAGCTGCTGCAGTTTCGAGGATAGTGCAGAGGTTGTTCAAAGGTAACCAACAGTATTCAGTCGTGGTACTCTATTTTTTGTAAAGAACCTCCATTGATAAATATATGAGGTTGTGTTTTGGTTTGTCACATAGCGAAAGTCATGAAAGCAAGAGATTATTTGAGGGAAATGACAGTGTTACCCATGGTATTAATGTGCTGCGAATAAGAGAGATAAGTCTATGAATTTGCAGTCATAAATGTTGTGCGAGGGGGGAAGAGAAATGTGCGCTAAAGAGAGAAAATGTTGGTACAATATTTTTGAGAGGAAGGACAAATAATTAGTATGCTGTTCTGTGATGTACGTACACACAATCTGAGCCACTAGTAGCTTGTCCTTGGTTCACTGCTTGTATAATAGTTCTTTTCCCTCAATTGCAGAGTCATTCTCTACAGGAATCAAAATCTCCGTTGGTGTTGTGTCCCCATATAATGGTCAAGTTAGAGAAATCTCTGAGAAACTTGGGAAATCCTACGATAGGTACGACGGTTTCTCGGTGAAAGTGAAATCTGTGGATGGTTTCCAAGGTGCGGAGGAAGATATCATTATCATATCAACAGTGAGGAGCAATAAAGCTGGTTCTGTTGGATTTCTCACAAACATGCAGCGGACCAATGTGGCTCTCACGAGAGCTAAGTAAGTTTTTTGGTAGCTCGATTCCAGGGTATCTGCAAAAATGATTTTAAATTATATACTCCTTGTGGTCTTCCAAATTTAACTTGGACAGTTAATTCTTCTATAATACGGTGCTAAATATGAATCCACCAGTATCACTTTTATGCCACAAAACTTCCATATAGTTGGAATTACTGTTGGTTTAAAGCTACATAGTTTGAATGATATTCAAAGGCTCTTTATTGCCATCAGGAGTAACTTATTTGTTGTTGATCTTGCCAGGCACTGTTTATGGATAGTAGGAAATGGGACGACTTTATCCAACAGCAAGTCTGTTTGGCAGAAGATAGTCAAAGATGCGCAAGACCGGGATTGCTATTTTGATGCCGATGAGGACAAAGATTTGTCAAATGCAGTATTCAAGGCTGTCATCGAGCTCGACGATGCTGATAATCTAGTGGAAAAAATGGACTCGCTTGATATAGGCAAGCCAAGGTCTCAGGTATAACCAAAAGCCTTTCTGAAAATAGCTCATCATACGGACATGTCATATAAAAGCGCTGACAAATACGGTTGCTGGCAAGTGTGAGCTAACGTTTTTCATGTTTTATATGCAGAAATCAAGGTCCAAATACCGTTCATGAGATGTCAGGAGCCCCGAAATAGTACGGGTTGTTGTTTGTGTCACCTGGGCTTTGCTGAAGAAACTTCCACCTGCGTTGGTATGGCATGGCTGCTGTCGTGAGATGCCGTATATTTTGTTGAACCTATGTAGCTTGATGCACGTTTGATCGCTGAAGCTCAGTTGCATTCTGCTAAGAGCCTAAGACTGATAGAACTTTTATCCTGGACAAGACGTTGTTAATTACAGTACTGTAGGAGTATCATGCAGCTGGAATGTGGCACGAAACAGCTTATTATCTCTTTCTCGCTTTTGAACTGCCGAAACAGCTTCTCACCATATATTCAGTGGTTCAGACTTTATTCATCACACACGACACGTGCACTTCATTATTTTGGGGTAAGCTATATATAGAGCGGGTCGCCGGAGTGCACCACGGGCGCGGTCACGCGCGCTCAGCAGTCGATGTGGATGCTGCGCCAGCCGAAGTCGCCGCAGGCCTGGGTGTCCTC contains:
- the LOC125537556 gene encoding uncharacterized protein LOC125537556, producing the protein MGDKDEDLHSELDKMEALLSYWSAVTNDDRKLSKFDLGCLESMIFSWSIEDIFNRDLLRQKCLRMEVNDTNHEEHWNKWSSTGIVDLVWQYKPRVVEDGSLSSSHRPIDGLGLEKFNLNDSQLDAVADCVSAVDNGSLVGESDGNICFLNDIILFGNKEKMKIDNFHDLSSVFLDSRAEWLLPCFMPRTGWRHCLCSLIDLLENSVSKYRSHIEDILEKMARENESPKQDSEKPCCVLASEPPAAEQEKNPRYPLHSSLKSKDHLTVPLPVFRKPVQNMPEEGEKEYHKGGWCDSEALKEALRVLPFKGYLKDSFNKLSGDLCDCIETLYHDHPRNSETRRSFQCMLEVVELIKILPALINCDKDNSDIWSDELLERKIQDGGDPTLWREELTCVQTNTCNKSKFRLARSLCVQELRYLVDNLDLPNCYSIKEIQFYLLQRVKCILCTVSSSFRLYNVPMDNSPSDICWLVKKSEKLTLDLLIVDEAAQLKECETLIPLQLPGIRQAVFIGDEYQLPALVKSKISDNAKFGRSVFERLSMLGYCKHLLNVQYRMHPKISKFPVVTFYDGKISDGPNVTTKSYEKRFLASKIFGSYSFINVDGGHETTEKHGHGWKNTIEAAAVSRIVQRLFKESFSTGIKISVGVVSPYNGQVREISEKLGKSYDRYDGFSVKVKSVDGFQGAEEDIIIISTVRSNKAGSVGFLTNMQRTNVALTRAKHCLWIVGNGTTLSNSKSVWQKIVKDAQDRDCYFDADEDKDLSNAVFKAVIELDDADNLVEKMDSLDIGKPRSQKSRSKYRS